One region of Ostrinia nubilalis chromosome 14, ilOstNubi1.1, whole genome shotgun sequence genomic DNA includes:
- the LOC135077978 gene encoding uncharacterized protein LOC135077978 encodes MASDANKIPIVTILCFLLALVKATKVDITQQWKPDFGWEVTCSWNLYMNDTLQSVNLSKNKQQFFIFRPYNEYGNLRKTQTWDLAESIIKVDCVEAVDSGIKGKCVLSIEPQVPPKKDFSFGCEVSGERPYFRMAHQEIVVEALIPPSNAEMKAVTSEFGRVTLNCTSSGLPAPSIIWTVDGETQRIPHDFHSTPVWNATSKFWDVWSSITPPPEVLDKIQCTPEVIKGHQVVKGASAQYNDAQKQILDGTILIISAMILLLL; translated from the exons ATGGCGTCGGACGCGAACAAAATACCAATTGTTACAATTCTGTGCTTTTTATTGG CGCTAGTCAAAGCCACAAAAGTAGACATCACACAGCAATGGAAGCCCGATTTCGGGTGGGAGGTGACCTGCTCCTGGAACCTCTACATGAACGACACTCTACAGTCCGTCAACTTGAGCAAGAATAAGCAGCAGTTCTTCATATTCAGACCTTAT aATGAGTACGGGAACCTCCGAAAGACTCAAACTTGGGACCTAGCGGAATCCATCATAAAGGTGGACTGCGTGGAGGCGGTCGACAGCGGTATCAAGGGCAAATGTGTCCTGTCTATAGAACCCCAAGTCCCTCCGAAGAAAGATTTCTCTTTCGGCTGCGAAGTTTCAGGGGAGAGACCATATTTTAGGATGGCACACCAAGAAATTGTTGTTGAAGCGTTAA TTCCACCCAGCAATGCTGAGATGAAAGCGGTGACGTCAGAATTCGGCCGAGTAACGTTGAACTGCACCTCCAGTGGACTACCAGCTCCGAGTATAATATGGACTGTTGATGGAGAAACACAAAGG ATACCCCACGACTTCCACAGCACACCGGTATGGAACGCCACATCCAAGTTCTGGGACGTGTGGTCCTCCATCACGCCGCCTCCAGAAGTGCTGGACAAAATTCAATGCACGCCAGAAGTAATAAAGGGCCACCAAGTCGTGAAGGGAGCATCGGCGCAGTACAACGACGCGCAGAAACAGATTTTAG ATGGGACGATACTTATCATCAGTGCAATGattttgttgttattataa